The DNA region acatatcgcgccttttccgcgctcaagttcgttatttccaatgtaggcgcgtggtatgcgcgctcataatggaagcgacgtggtCGCGATGCGCcctttttttccaggcgcgtccgcaccgcatcgagttaaaaacatctcaacttttcagaatgccgcgagcgcaccgcgggtcatgtgacaagaactaaccaatcagcttcatcctttcccgtaacaatgttgaaagctcagccaagatgaaggaacagctgaccataggattgtcattttgaaatgaatttagtagcagagctactgcaagggatttttagagctgcaagtccatttttcctttgctgaaatttctgcgtcttcatggggagagcacgtcatggttgcttagcaaaggcagacgcctcaggggcgcaactgcccgagcgctttggaaaggaggagaaagcagcgcgcctagcgttttccacgcgttttaggcgcgatatgtgaacggcccctaactgtaccttaaatagcttgcatacaacaatcttgcgggtcaacaattttacctcattttctctgctgcggtcgagttgggctctcctcacaaactgaggagagccagagcaccaacccccatcatgtacaccttctacagaggcaccatagagagcatcctgtcgagctgcatcactgtgtggtatggagcctgcaacgcgtcctgccgaaagactctgtaatgcatagtgagagcagctgatcattggtgtctctctcccctccctccaggacatttatggaacccgtctcacctgcaaagccctctgcatcacaggtggtCCCACTCACCCGTCACatagcttcttcagcctgctaccatcaggaaggagactgcggagtctgcaggccaggaccagcagactgaaggacagcttcatccaccaggctgtcaggaagctgaactccctcccgaactcgcccccccccccctcttctgccccaggcaccactgaactatgagcCCAACATACACtaatatatgatggcatgcaccagtcactttttgcagcattggtctgctcactacctcattcaacatggaactgacgtcactccaaatttacagttgtctgagacgtcatgaaatgttctttagcatcacaaaccataaaatgttagcatggtttccagagatctggagctgattcggggtagctcggtggtttgtgactgtttgTCTCGTGGCACGtcttttaaaggaacactccgactatttgggactttagcttattcacagtatcccccagagttagataagtccatacatacctttttcatttctgtgtgttctgtaagtgttatttgacgcacccaccgctagcctagcttagcacaaagactggatgtaaatggatactggtagcatagtaatcccaataagtgacaaaataatgcaaacattttcctatttacatgttgtgatctgtatagtcacagcgtgtacaaataacaaggctatatgagatataaaccatttttaatcttataaatactgggaactatattctcactaggagtaggagcacagctaacgttacttgggtgaAGTGATTAGCGTAGCACATGAGACGCCCTGTTGATAGttccataaacaaaacaaatgtgactaactagctagacatgactcgtgatcatggctgactttaaggaattgtcagactcagaggaattttactgtgtatcaaaccaagatccagaaccatatagttttgagccagaatacacagacgaggagttacaaactttggaagctgtaagacgaagggagaatcagaacgaacacggactggtggtgtaaatgtggaacatgccaacctatgccgacagaaaccgagtgcctttgttgtaatgaatgggaccgggtattgccatcaatgtcaaggcttgatgacaatcaaaatattcgcgtcactaccacggaagatttttctgccctaatacaccaggcagttgtctttttttcccattgtgacaagatcaactggaagaaacgccccatgccgagtgaacctaatggtcagctatccaccaagtaagtgattttgttcaTCTTTTTgttcatctcaaaacataacggaacacttaccgcagcaacaggtgatccaatttgtcctgtctttattatcgatgggatggctgtatcctttagcacacgtttcatggtccgtgtggtaactagcattttttcaaaatggtcgtctacagtaaaatgttcagagcaaatgaaatactttgtgatggtgtttacaggtgtgtttggatctatttccagagcaagtagccatcgattcatcaggtcagcttttttggttggaattctatgaaacatcatagtattacctggtctcccctgtttattgtcgcagttctttacaatacagcgaacacccatgattgtacactataaatctactatctagtaattgctgactctattactccaactcagagcgaactctcttctcctcaccatggcgcgtctcgggtgctgcgctaatcactccgcccaggtagccactccgcccaagtaatgtaagctgtgctcctacgcctagtgagaatatagttcccagtatttacacaattaaaaatggtctctgtctcatattgccttgttatttgtacacactgtgactatacagatcacatgtaaataggaaaatgtttgcattattttgtcacttattgggattactatgctaccagtatccatttacatccagtctttgtgctaagctaggctagcagTGGGTGCATCAAGTAACACTTACAGAACCAAAGAAAttaaaaaggtatgtatggacttatataactctgggggatactatGAATAAgttaaagtcccaaaaagtcggagtgttcctttaaggggTTGTTCAAATATtcacaagttcgttatttccaatgtaggcgcgcagtatgcacgctcataatggaagcgacgcggtcgcaacGCGCACGCTAAAACAGGCGCgtccacaccgcatcgagttaaaaacatctcaacttttcagaatgccgcaagcgcaccgcgggtcatgtgacaagaactaaccaatcagtttcatcctgtcccgtaacaacgttgaaatatcagctaagatgagggaacagctgatcatagctgtatatggattgccattttgaaataaatttagtagcagagctactgcaagcgatttttagtgctgcaaatccattatcctttgctgaaatttctgcgtcttcatggagagagcacgtcatggttgcttagcaacggcagatgccCCAGGGCTGCaactgcccgagcactttggaaagaaggagaaagcggcacgcgactagcgttttccacgtgtttttaggcgtgatatgtgaaagcccctaacgcgtgttcgaaacccgcgccaacacagacttactttattttttattttatccttacttcagccgacAAGGGtagtcagcatcatctcttctcaggtgttctggatccagactggagcatgtgtaaatcctagttaccatgggatgtaaatcccgtggcaaaacatagaaccAAATTGAgaaaatacacatatatacagtgacgacctgaggcccattgttgtgccattcatcagCGACCATCACCTTaagttgcagcatgataatgcacgtccccatgttgcaaggatctatACACAATTCCTGGCAGCTGAAATCATCCCAGTCCTTGTACGGCCAGCATACTCAATGGACATGTCaaccattgagcatgtttgggatgctctggatcggtgtATACGACTGgcatgttccagttcctgccaatatccagcaacttcgcacaaccattgaagaggagtggaccaacatcccactggccacaatcaacaacctgatcaactctatgtgaaagAGATGTATTGAGCTGCGTGAGGCAAATGATATTGACTGGTTTTTGGAACCACATTGTAGAGCggtcttttattgtggccagtgtaagtcacacctgtgcaataatcatgctgtctaatcagcatcttgttatgccacacctgtgaggtggatggattatcaaaggagaagtgctcactaacacagttatatatatatatatatgtgtgtgtatgtgtatatatatatatatatatatatatatatatatatatatatatatatatatatatatatatatatgtgtgtgtatatatatgtatatatgtgtgtgtatatgtgtgtgtatatatatatatatatatatgtgtgtgtgtgtgtgtgtgtatatatatatatatatgtatatatatatatatatatgtatatatatatatatatatgtatatatatatatatatgtgtatatatatatatatgtatatatatatatatatatatatgtatatatatatatatatatatatgtgtatatatatatatatatatatgtatatatatatatatatgtgtatatatatatatatatatatgtatatatatatatgtgtatatatatatatatatatatatatatatatatatatatatatatgtgtatatatatatatgtgtgtgtgtgtgtgtatatatatatatatatatatatatatgtgtgtgtgtgtatatatatatatatatatatatatatatatatatatatgtgtgtgtgtgtgtgtgtgtatatatatatatatatatatatatatatatatatatatatatatatatattatatatatatatgggtggctcaatagcgcgatatgcggtattagcgccgtttttttttttttttacctaatttatcctgattttacTGCATACAAAGCTCTGTCGTTGAGTTGTGtaccatatattgttgctttttaacTCCTCATGCAGATGGCTTGTGAGCTTGTTATCTGCTCGcactctcttgggtatgggcgctgacgcagaggttgtccgtgacttcagcaggtctCCAAGAGTCTTTTTCTTTGCTGCAGGTGGCACCACCGCTTGCCCTTCGTCTCCAACCACTGACGCACTAGCAGTGGTCTCTTCGTCCTCCACTCCCACCATCTCTTCGATTAGTAGCGCTCTCGATCTCGTAGCGCAGTCCTGAAAAGAATATTGGCCGTTAAATCATTGAATTAGCCAAGGACAACATCCAAAAAGGCTACCAAATTAATTATAGACTAggctacattttaaattatttattcgtttcaatatatttttactaaacaaaaaatacatttaaattatcccgactgtaaaataatgcatattaGGCTAAATTTTGCACAGACAGATAGCCTATCTTTATGGACGTTAAATTGAGTTATGAAGTTAgcctaaatgttttttctttaatttatcttaccttttgaaataattttctttttaaaatatttattttaaacgaaaaatacattaAACCCATCAACAGACAAGTAGGCCTATGCTATTGTAACAGTAGTTTAAATTGtttcttttataattttgttttttttttattgcctaaTAACATGATCGATAAGTTagcaaattttaaattttataactTACCAGTATGAGGCCATGCTGAGGAATTTAAAGTTCCGCTTGTGCTTTCGCTAGATCTCTTCTCTTCAACCAGCTCTGAGAAAATGTACTGACCAATGTGTGACACAGGCCCATTGATCGGGCTGTGCGGTCCTTTACGCTGGCCATTGCATTTTGTAATGGCCAAATGTAAATTGTGACCAAAGCAGTTCAGCCACGGCCAGTTTAACTTTCTGACTGCTGCAACGATGTTGGCCCCATTGTCTGTAGTGATACAGGCCAGCTTATTTTCATCCAGGGACCACTCTTCAAATGCATGCCAGAGAGCATCCGAAATATTGTCGGACGTGTGGTTTTCGGGCATAAACACTGTTTCGAGACAACGTGATTTCAGAATCCATTCCATGCTGAGATAATGAACCGTTAGACTCATATAAGGAGTCATATTGACACTTGACCACATATCGGTTGTGGCAGAAAAGTAATCGACATTCATAAGCTCGCTTTTGATCAATGTCTTTACCCTGCTGTACATTTTCGGCACAGCAGTTTCTGAAAAATATGTTTTGCCCGGCAACTCGTACTGCTTATCAAATTTTTCAAGCATTGACTTGAATGCAGGTTTCTCCACCGTGTTGAATGGAACCATCTCCTGAACTAGATACTGCGTTACTGCGGTTGTAAGGCATTTATGCccgttactttcacggctgtattttacagatttcgcaaaggcttcagctactcctaactgtcggtcggtaccggtctcagctgttctttttgatgttgctccacgacctgatgcttgagggggcagctgcgcttcAATAGCTGGATGACAGTTAGCGAGATGacacctcaaattagatgtattgccgcgtgtcacaggaacctttttgccgcaaattttgcatatcggctcatctaaattggctggctcgcccttttcattgggttgaaagccgaaatgttcccaaactggcaacgTGTAATTGGGTTTTGGGACGAGAGCGCCtgccatcgtttcagccggcctattcaaaacaaacgaagcaccataaacgGCTTGCGAGAAAATGACCGactcgtaaccatattgtatcattaatttatttaatattgaatgcacagtgacaaattgaaaaaaacaagaaggcctcagcctcataaaaaaaaaaaaaaactgcaaacactgcggttgccgcggtttctgcggtggCTATCTTTcatctgcggtttgcttgtcaatagcgcggtattacaatattgcggttatcgcgacagccctaggtGGCATTACCACCGCAGTGGCAAACATCTGCCACCATCACAGCCCTAGTGAAATgtttatatttcttgttttatacAGCTTAAAGACCCTGGATCCCAAAAAACAACAATGTTTCAAAATGTCTAGAGGGCATTGAAAAAATAACATCATGttcattttatatttacagtGTTGTCTCCATTCAATCTGAAGGAACATCCAATGGGGTCACTTTTTTGTTCACTTTTCTCAGCTTTTAACAAGTtaccaaaactaattaatttttacTTATGTTTCAGAGTTTGTTGAAGAAAAAGAGGAGGAGAATGAAGAATCAAGTGAAATTGAGATGAAAAATCATTTCAAAACTGGAGGAAAACcatcacactgtgacaaaagattcagtcatCCATCACTCCTAAAAAGACATGAaaagatccacactggagagaaacattataagtgttcacactgtgacaagagattcagtgtgttaggaaatctgaaaacacatgaaagTATCCACAATGGAGAAAACCCTTATAAGTGTTCaaactgtgacaagagattcaggaCAAAATCAagtctgaaaagacatgagaggatccacactggagagaaacattataaatgttcacactgtgacaagagattcagtaattcatcgagtctgaaaacacatgaaatgATCCACGatggaaaaaaaattcagtgttcaaactgtgacaagagattcagtaattcatcaagtctgaaaacacacgAGAGgagtcacactggagagaaaccttataagtgttcacactgtgacaagagattcagtgtgtcagcaaatctgaaaagacatgaaaggatccacactggagagaaaccttataagtgttcacactgtgacaagagattcagtgattcatcatgtctgaaaatacatgaaatgatccacgatggaaaaaaaattcagtgttcAAACTGTGAAAAGAGATTTAGTAAttcatcaaatctgaaaacacacaagatgattcacactggagagaaactttataagtgttcacactgtgacaagagattcagtgtgttAGGAAATCTGAAAATACATGAAAgggtccacactggagagaaaccttataagtgttcacactgtgacaagagattcagtgtgttaggaaatctgaaaacacatgaaagTATCCACAATGGAgaaaaaccttataagtgttcactcTGTGACAATAGATTCAAGAAAAAATCAagtctgaaaagacatgagaggatccacactggagagaaaccttacaagtgttcacactgtgacaagagattcactcAGTcaacaaatctgaaaacacatgagaggattcacactgaaGAGAAActttacaagtgttcacactgtgagaagagattcagtgtgttaggaaatctgaaaacacatgaaagTATCCACAATGGAGAAAAACCTTATACGTGTTCACTCTGTGACAATAGATTCAGGAAAAAATCAagtctgaaaagacatgagaggaaccacactggagagaaaccttacaagtgttcatactgtgacaagagattcactcAGTcaacaaatctgaaaacacatgagaggatccacactggagagaaaccatataagtgttcacactgtaaaAAGAGATttagtgattcatcaagtctgaaaagacatgagaggattcacactggagagaaacctcaTACGTATTCACACTTTCATAAGAGATAAAAATTTTTATATCACGATATGAGAAATTGTATATCACCATAATGATATAATgatagttatttttttcttttaataaggtCTATCAAGGTTTTTAATGATATTAAGATTTAATACCATCGAATTTTCATAATCCTTGTAACCAGTGTCAATATCAAACTActacaagaaaataataataataataataataaaaaaaaactcaagctcACTGGAGATACATAaacagtcaagtcacctttatttatatagcgctttaaacaaaaaaagattgtgttaaagcaactgaacatcattaaataggaaaacagtgtgtcaataatacaaaatgacagttaaggcagtttcctgtggtcttgtcccgtcggtcgtctgagacaaggtctttacagggggtctgtatctggggctctagttgtcctggtctccactgtctttcagggatgtagaggtcctttctaggtgctgatccagcatctggtctggatacgtactggatctgggtgactgcagtgaccctctgatctggacacagactggatctggtggccacggtgacctcggaacaagagagaaacagacaaatattagcgtagatgccattcttctaatgatgtagcaagtacatagggtgttatgggaagtgttcctggttccagtttacctaattaatgcagcctaaaaaaaatattttatgtaatgtcAGAAATGAAAGAGCTCATCCAGTGATTCTTTGCATTGCAGACCTACTTCCCACTTGCCTCCACCTACATTGCCTGCCATTCTTCTCCACTGGAATGGAGGGCTTTAGCCCCTTTTTGTTTAAGATAGGTCACTATCCTATCCCAGCGCACCACACTTTGGAGCTTCCTGGGAAAGGAAAATCAGGTCCATAAAGATAGCTTTATAAACCACCCTAAATGCCCAGTCTGTCACTGAGGAGACGGTTAACACAGTCCTGATTGGAAACCAAACCCAAACCCAAACCCTCAGGTTACATCTCTTCTGATATAGCCAACCCAGACCCAGTCATCACCAATTTTCTGATGGGGTGACTAGATCGTGCTCTGCCACAAGTACTTTACCATGATTCAGTTGTACTCAGTCCTCTGTGCTGTGGGGCCTGTCAAGACCTTGCTGACTGATTCTGGTCACAGTTCATCAAGAATTACTAACCTGTATTGAACACCTGAGAAAAATGGCAAACGGACACCAACCAAATTCAACCAAATAAGTTATTACTCATTGTGGACCCCCAAATACCCAGAGCGCTATGGCCAATTGGACGAGTCATCAAGGTGTTCCCGGGAGTTGATGGGCAAATAGGCCTGCTAGTCGTCTGATAACTTTCCCCGCTGTACCAGATGATGGAAACAAAGGGTGGCCCAAGTGACTGCAAATTTATGAGACAAATTTGGCGGCTGCTGTTGAAAAGGACTGTATGAACCAGTCCAGTAGAGGTCGCTAATGGACTGCTTTAATATGACTTCAAAAGACTAACGCATTAGAGGACATTTACAGTAGTTTGAGTAAAGTGATGGTTAGTGAGAGTTCAGTGTTGCTAATTCTTGTGGTTTTGGTGGATTTGTGCGTGCAACAAACAGTGAGTACATAAATGTTAATATGATatgtatatttactgagaaaaaaagtaGTTTGTAATATTCACATTATATACTGTTTTTATGTTACTGTTCTGTTATTCTGTTAAATGAAAGGATgaacacattactttttatttactgTCAGTTTGATATTTGATGCCATTATTGTACCCAATATTGCATCTTGAATTGATCGTTTTTGTTGCTTACTgtcattgtttatatttaatgcaaTGTGTGACACAGTTTATGGCCTAAACATATAGCTTTCAGACAGTTTCATACTTTAAAGCAAATTGCTGTTTATGTATAAATACAATTATCCATTATAGACCAAGTTTAATAACTATATAACTGTACTGTATTTAATGCTGGATGATTGATGTAACTGGAATAAGAATAATTATCGTATAGATTAATACATCTATCCACCTTTTGCAATAAAGAAACTGTTGAAATTAATGCCTCATGCATTCTAGCCGCTGCACCACAGTGATCATCACTTAAACTGGCAAAACACTGCATCCTTCAATACAGTATGAATGTCATTCTCAAAGCTTTGGATTTAATAACTTCAGATTCCACCAGGGGACAACCTTCTTCATTTCCCTGCCCTTTGTTGTGGGAATTGCT from Carassius carassius chromosome 1, fCarCar2.1, whole genome shotgun sequence includes:
- the LOC132160904 gene encoding zinc finger protein 271-like → MKNHFKTGGKPSHCDKRFSHPSLLKRHEKIHTGEKHYKCSHCDKRFSVLGNLKTHESIHNGENPYKCSNCDKRFRTKSSLKRHERIHTGEKHYKCSHCDKRFSNSSSLKTHEMIHDGKKIQCSNCDKRFSNSSSLKTHERSHTGEKPYKCSHCDKRFSVSANLKRHERIHTGEKPYKCSHCDKRFSDSSCLKIHEMIHDGKKIQCSNCEKRFSNSSNLKTHKMIHTGEKLYKCSHCDKRFSVLGNLKIHERVHTGEKPYKCSHCDKRFSVLGNLKTHESIHNGEKPYKCSLCDNRFKKKSSLKRHERIHTGEKPYKCSHCDKRFTQSTNLKTHERIHTEEKLYKCSHCEKRFSVLGNLKTHESIHNGEKPYTCSLCDNRFRKKSSLKRHERNHTGEKPYKCSYCDKRFTQSTNLKTHERIHTGEKPYKCSHCKKRFSDSSSLKRHERIHTGEKPHTYSHFHKR